The following are encoded in a window of Ruminiclostridium herbifermentans genomic DNA:
- a CDS encoding radical SAM/SPASM domain-containing protein — translation MNEKENYIHELVRLKSNAIALELTTYCPLNCIYCTREKVDRKNKNLELEDFNIIKEKIKEFENVVICGIGEPMVYPYIYDVISLLDKNVLLITSGTVAINFKELNKAGNLKVIVFSVDEPTEEGMKKIAENYNWNNMISNLVNARKASIPVIVINCTVNKYNYRNIPEMIEFAKRNKVMSINFTLDINEEDMKDVNSEELEHYLSYTNDISLSGKLMITSSTNSLKCTSWDRILPYITLEGKVYPCCIGLKEEFYLGNIFESTFEEIWNGERYNEFKTCDFCYKCKLYKNLKKYEVSNNP, via the coding sequence ATGAATGAAAAGGAAAACTATATTCATGAATTGGTTAGACTGAAGTCTAATGCAATCGCTCTTGAGTTGACTACATATTGTCCTTTGAATTGTATATATTGTACAAGAGAAAAAGTAGATAGAAAAAACAAAAATCTTGAATTAGAGGACTTTAATATTATAAAGGAAAAAATCAAGGAATTTGAGAATGTTGTTATTTGTGGAATTGGGGAGCCAATGGTATACCCATACATATATGATGTAATTTCGCTACTAGACAAAAATGTTTTATTAATAACAAGCGGAACTGTTGCAATCAATTTTAAGGAACTAAATAAAGCTGGAAATTTAAAAGTAATAGTATTTTCTGTTGATGAACCAACAGAAGAGGGCATGAAAAAAATTGCTGAAAACTATAATTGGAACAATATGATAAGCAATTTAGTAAATGCAAGGAAAGCTAGTATTCCTGTAATCGTTATTAACTGTACAGTAAATAAATACAATTATCGTAATATCCCTGAAATGATAGAATTTGCTAAAAGAAATAAGGTTATGTCAATTAATTTTACACTTGATATTAACGAAGAGGATATGAAAGATGTAAATTCTGAAGAACTTGAACATTATTTGAGTTACACAAATGATATAAGTTTAAGCGGAAAACTTATGATTACATCTTCAACCAATTCATTAAAATGTACTAGTTGGGATCGAATATTACCTTATATTACTCTTGAGGGTAAAGTTTATCCATGTTGTATTGGTTTAAAAGAGGAATTTTATTTAGGTAATATATTTGAGAGTACATTTGAAGAAATATGGAATGGTGAACGTTACAATGAATTTAAAACATGTGACTTTTGCTATAAGTGTAAGCTATATAAAAATTTAAAAAAATACGAAGTATCTAACAATCCATAA
- a CDS encoding radical SAM protein: protein MGRLYTYKCVQIKEMNPVSLLKNSTKSVSIEITTCCPLNCVYCERKIHNKTLSFDEFLYLKSIIKQQPLINRITFCGIGEAFLHKDFYRMLQHLSDYKITIITSGTILVDFDKLSEMENVDILIFSIDSVSREKVVDICGENYNYDNLLTNLENLKKYCKQALRKRKFVTSIINCTINKSNIEDIVNMVDFAFKYGFSGIHFSLPWGNYELVKEQHQILVEQFNKAMDKAKRYGIVMENPFNSYCCITHDHIMPYIDVNGNMYYCAYGLNKKEVLGNIKVDAFDDMKTNPIYLDYISGDKCKICDMTEFCNLERR, encoded by the coding sequence ATGGGGAGGTTGTATACATATAAGTGTGTACAAATAAAAGAAATGAATCCAGTTAGTTTATTAAAAAATAGTACGAAATCTGTCTCGATTGAGATAACCACCTGTTGCCCTCTTAATTGTGTATATTGTGAAAGAAAGATACACAACAAAACATTATCATTTGATGAGTTCTTATACCTTAAAAGTATAATAAAACAGCAACCGCTTATTAATAGGATTACGTTTTGTGGAATAGGAGAAGCCTTTCTGCATAAAGACTTTTATAGGATGTTACAACATTTAAGTGATTATAAGATAACTATAATAACCAGTGGAACGATACTAGTTGATTTTGATAAGTTAAGTGAGATGGAAAATGTAGATATTCTTATTTTTTCCATTGATTCAGTTTCAAGAGAAAAAGTAGTTGATATCTGCGGTGAAAATTATAATTATGATAATTTGTTAACAAATCTAGAGAACCTTAAGAAATATTGTAAGCAAGCATTAAGGAAACGTAAATTTGTAACATCAATTATTAATTGTACTATCAATAAATCTAATATTGAAGATATCGTTAACATGGTTGATTTTGCTTTTAAATATGGATTTAGTGGTATTCATTTCTCTTTGCCGTGGGGTAATTACGAGTTAGTAAAAGAGCAGCATCAGATTTTAGTTGAACAGTTTAACAAGGCAATGGATAAAGCAAAAAGATATGGTATTGTTATGGAAAATCCTTTTAATTCATACTGTTGCATTACTCATGATCATATTATGCCGTATATAGATGTAAATGGAAATATGTACTATTGTGCATATGGATTAAACAAAAAAGAGGTTTTAGGAAATATTAAAGTGGATGCATTTGATGATATGAAAACAAATCCAATTTATTTAGACTACATCTCTGGTGATAAGTGTAAGATATGTGATATGACTGAGTTTTGTAATTTAGAAAGAAGGTGA
- a CDS encoding nucleotidyltransferase family protein — MDDDIIGIIPSGGLGKRMKPFRAFKELTTVGSRIYESNGEMREIPKVLGEYTIENMVRAGVSNLVIVINENKSELLRFYGNGSQYKTNIVYACQDMDSDLYGMPVAFEEAYPWIRNKTVFMGMPDTIVLPFECFEVLYDVHKENKSDLTLGVFPTDNPQSLAPVEYDLKTKRVLKIYDKPKEIDINNTWNIAIWSKRFTELIHEYYCEELSKVQDKKEIILSDIFNLAIHRNFEVFCHFFAEGQCFDLGNIKEYNSTKLMVENSSLLYRNSVV; from the coding sequence ATGGATGATGATATTATTGGCATTATTCCATCTGGTGGTTTAGGTAAGAGAATGAAGCCATTTCGTGCCTTTAAAGAACTTACGACTGTTGGAAGCAGAATATATGAAAGTAATGGTGAAATGCGAGAGATACCAAAGGTTCTGGGTGAATATACAATTGAAAATATGGTAAGAGCGGGTGTCAGTAATCTGGTTATTGTTATTAATGAAAACAAGAGTGAGCTGCTGAGATTCTATGGTAATGGAAGCCAGTATAAAACTAATATTGTTTATGCGTGCCAAGATATGGACTCCGATTTATATGGTATGCCGGTGGCTTTTGAAGAAGCGTATCCTTGGATTCGCAATAAAACTGTTTTTATGGGAATGCCAGATACAATTGTATTACCATTTGAATGCTTCGAAGTGTTATATGATGTACATAAGGAAAACAAATCAGATTTAACTTTAGGGGTATTTCCAACAGACAATCCACAGAGTTTAGCGCCAGTTGAATATGATTTAAAAACGAAAAGAGTTCTAAAAATATATGATAAACCTAAGGAAATAGACATTAATAATACTTGGAATATTGCTATTTGGAGTAAGAGGTTTACAGAACTTATTCATGAGTATTATTGTGAAGAGTTAAGTAAAGTTCAAGATAAAAAAGAAATAATTTTGAGCGATATTTTTAATTTAGCAATTCATCGGAATTTTGAGGTTTTTTGCCATTTCTTTGCAGAAGGACAATGTTTTGATTTAGGTAATATTAAAGAATATAATTCAACAAAGTTAATGGTTGAAAATAGTTCATTATTATATCGCAATAGTGTAGTATAA
- a CDS encoding radical SAM protein, protein MFTLPKEIMLELTDRCNLNCEYCFRSSSKSKGTFIKWDDFTTIVQKLPFVEVFALCGMGEQLIYPQFYEVVEYLAIYQKKVAVITNGTVKINYERLLKSGNVESVTFSVDGADEEVIRRVCSQYDFNKLQDNLITGMEYPQISKEINCVMTESNIEDVINIVGLCSKFGISKLNMLLPTYSTDWVKENSVQIKNILNMIQEEAKEKKIIYSSPYEKYCFYKGAPIPFVSLSGNIRACCDHYNRIPRIGNLVTNEFKELFESKRYSRFNSGEYCKTCSMYSSMVNE, encoded by the coding sequence ATGTTCACATTACCTAAAGAGATAATGCTGGAACTTACTGATCGATGCAATTTAAATTGTGAATATTGCTTTAGAAGTAGTTCAAAATCAAAAGGAACTTTCATAAAATGGGATGATTTTACTACTATAGTACAAAAGTTACCCTTTGTTGAAGTGTTTGCACTTTGCGGGATGGGCGAACAACTTATTTATCCACAATTTTATGAAGTTGTTGAATATTTGGCAATATACCAAAAAAAGGTGGCTGTAATTACAAATGGCACGGTCAAAATTAATTATGAACGGTTATTAAAAAGTGGTAATGTAGAATCTGTGACATTTTCTGTTGATGGCGCGGATGAAGAAGTTATTCGAAGGGTGTGTTCACAATATGATTTTAATAAATTACAAGATAATTTAATAACGGGAATGGAATACCCTCAGATTAGTAAAGAAATTAACTGCGTTATGACTGAATCAAATATCGAAGATGTTATTAATATAGTAGGTCTTTGCAGTAAGTTTGGAATCAGTAAACTGAATATGTTATTGCCAACTTATAGTACCGATTGGGTTAAAGAAAATTCAGTTCAAATTAAAAATATTCTTAATATGATACAAGAAGAAGCAAAAGAGAAGAAAATAATATATTCAAGTCCTTATGAAAAGTATTGTTTTTATAAGGGAGCGCCGATTCCTTTTGTGTCTCTAAGTGGAAATATTAGAGCTTGCTGTGATCATTATAATAGAATACCCCGAATTGGGAATTTAGTGACTAATGAGTTTAAAGAGCTGTTTGAGAGTAAAAGATATAGTCGATTTAACTCGGGAGAATACTGTAAAACCTGTAGTATGTATAGCTCAATGGTTAATGAGTAA
- a CDS encoding DUF6365 family protein, with protein MNKVLIIVLSEISAGELTIGYEFGSRLDKNKCQVKFLVPSKFVSYLQERGQDYISLNINDGAFINKTIVDNLINSYKPDYILLSDIYTIEYSRLWSGVSMQMLKQYAIPILGIDEYEYLSTKCKPDYYGGNFEILPPLLDDCDYVIRNCPLNINRTSQDQKVKCFSLYDRDLELSIERKLEVRKKLGVSECNKMIMYSSSSWESINFHDMPSLGMLMKWLPTILHNYLKDLNVPITLVHVGPNKWDIDINQCGKVTYMNFGYLNPTEFDECLLSSDLFITTNVVSVTLSKAIFGSIPCIVFQNYKNIDFAKLQKTLLKRPEWYQKMAKDIKCVFPFRAGFFGWFRLLEAVLSDNEYTDTYEVVQLFKYDEVLEKLQEYLFNEDKVTVLKEKQKEYISKVLKLTTPQQIIDEIEQERHNK; from the coding sequence ATGAATAAAGTCTTAATTATCGTACTAAGTGAGATATCTGCTGGAGAGTTAACAATTGGATATGAATTTGGAAGTAGGCTGGATAAAAATAAATGTCAAGTTAAGTTTTTAGTTCCATCAAAATTTGTTTCTTATTTGCAAGAAAGAGGACAAGATTATATATCACTAAACATTAATGATGGAGCATTTATAAACAAAACTATTGTAGACAATTTAATTAATTCATATAAACCAGATTATATATTGCTTTCAGATATATATACAATTGAATATTCTAGGTTGTGGTCTGGTGTAAGTATGCAAATGTTGAAACAATATGCAATACCTATTCTTGGAATTGATGAATATGAATATTTGTCAACTAAATGTAAACCAGACTATTATGGAGGAAATTTCGAAATATTACCGCCATTGCTTGATGACTGCGATTACGTTATAAGAAATTGTCCTTTAAATATTAATAGAACTAGCCAAGATCAAAAAGTGAAATGTTTTAGTTTATATGACAGAGATTTAGAGTTATCAATCGAACGTAAGTTAGAAGTAAGAAAGAAGTTAGGCGTTTCAGAATGCAATAAAATGATAATGTACTCATCTTCTTCATGGGAAAGTATAAATTTTCATGATATGCCATCTCTGGGTATGCTTATGAAATGGTTGCCAACTATTTTGCATAATTATTTAAAAGATTTAAACGTTCCAATTACATTAGTTCATGTTGGTCCCAATAAGTGGGATATAGATATAAATCAATGTGGTAAAGTTACATATATGAATTTCGGTTATTTAAACCCTACTGAATTTGATGAGTGTTTATTGTCATCTGATTTATTTATTACTACAAATGTTGTGTCTGTTACTTTATCAAAAGCGATTTTCGGCAGTATTCCATGTATTGTATTTCAAAATTATAAGAATATTGATTTTGCAAAGCTCCAAAAAACTCTTTTAAAGCGTCCAGAGTGGTACCAGAAAATGGCCAAAGACATAAAGTGTGTATTCCCTTTTAGGGCAGGTTTTTTTGGGTGGTTTCGATTGCTTGAAGCAGTGTTATCAGATAATGAATATACAGATACATATGAAGTAGTTCAATTATTTAAGTATGATGAGGTTTTAGAAAAACTACAAGAATATTTATTTAATGAAGACAAAGTTACTGTTCTTAAAGAAAAACAGAAAGAATATATCAGCAAGGTTCTTAAATTAACAACGCCACAACAAATTATTGATGAGATTGAACAAGAAAGACATAATAAATAG